In Tenebrio molitor chromosome 6, icTenMoli1.1, whole genome shotgun sequence, one genomic interval encodes:
- the Ndg gene encoding nidogen has protein sequence MKLLRIFCCCTFFLTTTCALPVGLLYDHNVREAIQLPKDNDVSSPEIKLRVPVVFYGTRFNTIFVNSNGLLSFQTEIPNFFNIEFPLDYPLIAPFYTNVDTRDAGSVSYYETNNTVLLRRATDNVREYFSDEEDFQAKSLFIVTWFGVGYYNRGTNKTNTYQVVVINDGEKSFVELLYPKNGIQWIQGTGDESGLPDARAQAGFISVDGKIFTLPGSGTEQVRNLEVWSNIDLPGQFMYRVDGNDVAGPDLILDELRSEDSPLTCADAPTYCHVEARCTDYEEGFCCQCKKQYYGNGRFCVKKDVPLRVNGKINGRINDERLENLDLQSYIVMVDGRAYTAISKIPEPIGFDVQSLQILGGVIGYVFAKPIRNAQNGYQFTGGVFNHTATIKFLNTSQTVTIKQKYLGLDVFDQLRLEANIQGQIPNLPFDSKIIIDEYQEQYTQTRPGVIQMSSTRSFKYNNEHNEEVALYYDIEQVYTFDYCKFENTSVGETWKLKVGKNFISYESKEQIIRFGLTNKIMPLGDIDPCEEGRSQCMPNSACVVNDDSFRCVCNPGYQHLYLGNETVCADVDECQSGLHSCDYNAQCINEIGAYSCQCNPGFTGNGRVCENEYSCESVNCPENAECVESNRVAMCRCSQGFTGDGQTCTALVDQSCHTNNNCDQFGFCTIDPQTNRYYCACLPGYEGDGYRCRKVTVENVTEAAVQKEIQRCLLGVCWCPEGYTSEKGTSYCILKGEETTSVLPETTTDANVTCNVLNNCHRDAQCIYSAESESFSCICNQGFAGDGFSCEQSTVSCTQVNNCDSHATCLYDESLGKSKCVCNPGYQGDGFNCTITAICTSNSNCTATEECLYTSSQRYECVCKEGYVRDSQNQCVKPSTCGGGSCVENAECLYDDNYQLHYCSCKSGYMGDGITECKPRPIGCNIENKCGLHATCEYDPSTSLYQCQCERGYYGDGFVCYTEINCHVDPTLCDPQASCITDANRRYICQCSTGYSGNGTFCRRNPTHEGNFLLLNQGMATLKIPFEPSKKNLGKPIQIKYFQTAVGLDIDCFEGRVYWSDISGMAIRSSTYNGSAKSDFITQGIGSPEGLAVDWVSRNIYWTDSTKDTVEVASVEGKRRRVLFDTNLVNPRGIAVHPQRGKIFWTDWDRKNPKIEWANADGTGRAVFLQGESVSLPNSLTIDYETEQLCYADAGTKKIECVDIDSKIKQTIATNCTYPFGITVTDKHIYWSDWITKKIERVEKNTLTRLPPLQVPLGGSGNKLFGLVAVPQSCPTLTNVCQYYKDQCPADHICLPNGTGSRTCVCTFKADTAETPSCTL, from the exons ATGAAGTTGCTACGAATATTTTGTTGTTGCACCTTCTTTTTAACCACCACCTGTGCACTACCTGTAGGTTTGCTGTACGACCACAACGTAAGGGAAGCGATCCAGTTGCCGAAAGACAACGATGTATCCAGTCCCGAAATCAAACTAAGAGTTCCAGTGGTATTTTACGGCACCCGATTCAACACTATTTTC GTGAACTCGAACGGACTGCTCTCCTTTCAAACCGAAATTCCGAATTTTTTCAACATCGAATTTCCCTTAGACTACCCCTTGATTGCTCCTTTCTACACCAACGTCGACACTCGCGACGCTGGATCAGTTTCATATTATGAAACCAACAATACTGTTCTTCTGCGCCGAGCCACCGACAACGTTCGAGAGTACTTTTCGGACGAGGAAGACTTCCAAGCCAAAAGTCTGTTCATCGTAACCTGGTTCGGAGTTGGTTATTACAACAGAGGCACCAACAAGACCAACACGTATCAAGTAGTTGTTATAAACGACGGCGAAAAGTCTTTCGTCGAATTACTCTATCCTAAAAATGGTATCCAATGGATCCAAGGGACTGGCGACGAGTCGGGACTGCCTGACGCGAGAGCTCAAGCTGGATTCATCTCAGTCGACGGAAAAATCTTCACCCTTCCAGGATCTGGAACGGAGCAAGTGAGAAACTTGGAAGT ATGGTCAAATATCGATCTTCCTGGGCAGTTCATGTACAGAGTCGACGGGAACGACGTAGCCGGCCCCGACCTGATCCTCGACGAGCTCAGATCTGAAGATTCTCCACTCACTTGTGCAGACGCTCCGACCTACTGCCACGTAGAGGCACGCTGCACAGACTACGAGGAGGGATTCTGCTGTCAATGCAAGAAGCAGTACTACGGCAACGGCAGATTCTGTGTAAAGAAAG ACGTTCCACTTCGAGTCAACGGGAAAATCAACGGAAGAATCAACGACGAAAGACTGGAGAACTTGGACTTGCAATCTTACATAGTCATGGTGGACGGACGAGCGTACACCGCCATCTCCAAAATCCCCGAACCCATAGGTTTTGACGTGCAATCGTTGCAAATCCTTGGAGGCGTCATCGGTTACGTCTTCGCCAAACCAATCAGAAATGCTCAAAACGGTTATCAATTCACCGGTGGAGTTTTCAACCACACTGCCACCATCAAGTTCTTGAACACCAGCCAAACTGTCacaatcaaacaaaaatatctCGGCTTGGACGTCTTCGACCAACTCCGCCTAGAAGCCAACATTCAAGGACAAATTCCCAACTTACCTTTCGACTCCAAGATCATCATCGACGAATACCAAGAACAGTACACTCAAACTAGACCCGGTGTGATTCAAATGTCTTCAACTCGCTCGTTCAAATACAACAACGAACACAACGAAGAAGTTGCGCTTTACTACGACATCGAGCAGGTCTACACTTTCGATTACTGCAAATTCGAGAACACTTCCGTCGGCGAGACTTGGAAGCTCAAAGTGGGCAAAAACTTCATCAGTTACGAAAGCAAAGAACAAATCATTCGTTTCGGTCTGACCAATAAAATCATGCCGCTAGGAG ACATTGATCCGTGCGAGGAAGGACGCTCCCAGTGCATGCCCAACAGTGCTTGCGTCGTCAATGACGACTCCTTCCGTTGCGTTTGCAACCCCGGCTACCAGCACCTCTACTTGGGGAACGAAACTGTCTGTGCCGACGTGGACGAGTGCCAGTCGGGCCTCCACAGTTGCGACTACAACGCACAGTGCATCAACGAAATCGGAGCGTACTCTTGTCAATGCAATCCAGGGTTTACTGGAAATGGCAGAGTTTGCGAAAACGAATACTCCTGCGAGAGCGTCAATTGTCCTGAAAACGCCGAGTGTGTCGAGAGCAATCGCGTGGCGATGTGTCGATGTAGCCAAGGCTTCACGGGAGATGGTCAGACGTGTACAGCTCTAGTGGATCAAAGCTGTCATACCAACAACAACTGTGACCAATTTGGCTTCTGTACCATTGATCCACAAACGAATCGTTACTATTGTGCTTGTTTACCAGGTTATGAAGGAGATGGATACAGGTGCAGAAAAGTCACAGTCGAAAATGTTACGGAAGCTGCGGTACAAAAAGAGATACAGAGATGTCTTCTTGGAGTTTGCTGGTGTCCAGAAGGTTACACCAGCGAGAAGGGGACGTCGTATTGTATTCTCAAAGGGGAAGAAACAACATCAGTTCTTCCAGAAACTACAACTGATGCAAATG TTACTTGCAACGTCCTCAACAACTGCCATCGAGATGCCCAGTGTATCTACTCTGCGGAATCTGAAAGCTTCTCTTGTATTTGCAACCAAGGCTTCGCCGGGGATGGTTTCAGCTGTGAACAGTCGACTGTTTCTTGTACACAAGTTAACAACTGTGACTCTCACGCCACTTGCCTCTACGACGAATCTTTGGGAAAATCTAAATGTGTTTGCAATCCAGGGTACCAAGGCGACGGCTTCAACTGCACAATAACAG CAATCTGCACCTCCAACAGCAACTGCACGGCGACTGAAGAGTGTCTTTACACCAGTTCGCAACGGTACGAGTGCGTGTGCAAGGAAGGGTACGTCCGAGACTCGCAGAATCAATGCGTCAAGCCTAGTACCTGCGGCGGCGGCAGCTGCGTTGAGAACGCAGAATGTCTCTACGACGACAATTACCAGCTTCATTATTGCTCCTGCAAAAGCGGCTACATGGGGGACGGCATAACAGAATGCAAACCGCGACCGATCGGTTGCAACATCGAAAACAAATGCGGCTTGCACGCGACCTGCGAGTACGACCCAAGTACTTCTTTGTATCAATGTCAATGCGAAAGGGGGTATTACGGTGATGGGTTCGTCTGCTACACAGAAATCAACTGTCACGTCGACCCGACTCTGTGCGACCCTCAAGCCAGTTGTATTACCGACGCCAACCGCAGGTACATCTGTCAGTGTAGTACCGGGTACAGCGGGAATGGGACGTTTTGTCGACGCAACCCCACGCACGAGGGAAACTTCTTATTGTTGAATCAGGGCATGGCGACACTGAAAATTCCATTCGAACcgtcgaaaaaaaatctagggAAACCTATTCAGATCAAGTACTTCCAAACAGCTGTCGGTTTGGATATTGATTGTTTCGAGGGTCGAGTCTACTGGAGCGACATCAGCGGAATGGCAATTAGAAGTTCCACGTATAATGGTAGCGCCAAGAGCGACTTTATTACTCAAG GGATTGGATCGCCTGAAGGACTGGCTGTTGATTGGGTGTCGCGTAACATTTATTGGACCGACTCGACCAAAGACACCGTCGAAGTCGCGAGTGTCGAAGGAAAACGCAGACGAGTACTGTTCGACACGAATCTGGTCAATCCTCGAGGGATCGCTGTGCACCCCCAACGAGG GAAGATATTCTGGACGGATTGGGACCGAAAAAATCCGAAAATCGAGTGGGCCAATGCTGACGGCACCGGCAGAGCCGTCTTCCTGCAAGGCGAATCAGTTTCGTTGCCCAACTCGCTCACCATCGACTACGAAACAGAACAACTGTGCTACGCGGATGCGGGAACCAAAAAGATCGAATGCGTCGATATCGacagcaaaattaaacaaacgaTCGCGACAAACTGCACATACCCGTTCGGGATCACAGTAACAGACAAGCACATCTATTGGTCCGACTGGATCAC GAAAAAAATCGAGCGGGTGGAGAAAAACACTTTGACTCGTTTGCCACCGCTGCAAGTACCTCTGGGCGGGAGCGGCAACAAACTGTTCGGACTGGTGGCGGTTCCGCAGAGCTGCCCCACACTTACCAACGTCTGCCAGTACTACAAGGACCAATGTCCCGCCGATCACATTTGTCTCCCCAACGGCACCGGGAGCAGGACATGTGTTTGCACCTTCAAAGCGGACACCGCTGAAACACCTTCATGCACGCTATAA